One genomic segment of Capricornis sumatraensis isolate serow.1 chromosome 6, serow.2, whole genome shotgun sequence includes these proteins:
- the RHOBTB2 gene encoding rho-related BTB domain-containing protein 2 isoform X2, which produces MDSDMDYERPNVETIKCVVVGDNAVGKTRLICARACNATLTQYQLLATHVPTVWAIDQYRVCQEVLERSRDVVDDVSVSLRLWDTFGDHHKDRRFAYGRSDVVVLCFSIANPNSLHHVKTMWYPEIKHFCPRAPVILVGCQLDLRYADLDAVNRARRPLARPIKPNEILPPEKGREVAKELGIPYYETSVVAQFGIKDVFDNAIRAALISRRHLQFWKSHLRNVQRPLLQAPFLPPKPPPPLIVVPDPPSSSEECPAHLLEDPLCADVILVLQERVRIFAHKIYLSTSSSKFYDLFLMDLSEGELGGPSGSGGPRSEDHRGHPDQHHHHHHHHHHHHGRDFLLRAASFDVCESVEEGGGSGPVGLRASTSDGILRGNGTGYLPGRGRVLSSWSRAFVSIQEEMTEDPLTYKSRLMVVVKMDNSIQPGPFRAVLKYLYTGELDENERDLMHVAHIAELLEVFDLRMMVANILNNEAFMNQEITKAFHVRRTNRVKECLAKGTFSDVTFILDDGTISAHKPLLISSCDWMAAMFGGPFVESSTREVVFPYTSKSCMRAVLEYLYTGMFTSSPDLDDMKLIILANRLCLPHLVALTEQYTVTGLMEATQMMVDIDGDVLVFLELAQFHCAYQLADWCLHHICTNYNNVCRKFPRDMKAMSPENQQYFEKHRWPPVWYLKEEDHYQRARKEREKEDYLHLKRQPKRRWLFWNSPSSASSSAASSASPSSSSAVV; this is translated from the exons gtGCTAGAACGTTCCCGAGACGTGGTAGATGATGTGAGCGTTTCTCTCCGCCTCTGGGACACCTTCGGAGACCACCACAAAGACCGTCGCTTTGCTTATGGGAG atCTGATGTGGTGGTTCTGTGCTTCTCCATTGCCAACCCCAACTCCCTCCACCATGTCAAGACCATGTGGTACCCAGAAATCAAGCACTTCTGCCCCCGAGCACCTGTCATCTTGGTGGGCTGCCAGCTGGACCTGCGTTACGCCGACCTGGATGCTGTCAATAGGGCCAGGAGACCCTTGGCTAG GCCTATCAAGCCCAATGAGATCCTTCCCCCGGAGAAGGGCCGAGAGGTGGCCAAGGAGCTGGGTATCCCCTACTATGAGACGAGCGTGGTGGCGCAGTTCGGTATTAAGGATGTCTTCGACAACGCCATCCGGGCAGCGCTCATCTCCCGCCGGCACCTGCAGTTCTGGAAGTCCCACCTCCGCAATGTGCAGCGGCCCCTACTGCAGGCGCCTTTCCTGCCCCCCAAGCCGCCGCCCCCGCTCATTGTGGTGCCCGACCCCCCCTCCAGCAGCGAGGAGtgccctgcccacctcctggAGGACCCGCTGTGTGCAGACGTCATCCTTGTGCTTCAGGAGCGGGTGCGCATCTTCGCCCACAAGATCTACCTCTCCACGTCCTCCTCCAAGTTCTACGACCTGTTCCTCATGGACCTGAGTGAGGGGGAGCTGGGGGGACCCTCGGGGTCAGGGGGCCCCCGCTCAGAGGACCACCGGGGTCACCCTGatcaacaccaccaccatcaccaccaccaccaccaccaccacggccGGGACTTCCTGCTCCGGGCAGCCAGCTTTGACGTGTGTGAGAGCGTGGAGGAGGGCGGGGGCTCTGGGCCTGTTGGGCTCCGGGCATCCACCAGCGACGGGATCTTACGGGGCAATGGGACAGGGTACCTGCCTGGGCGGGGTCGAGTGCTGTCTTCCTGGAGCCGAGCTTTTGTGAGCATCCAGGAAGAGATGACAGAAGACCCACTGACTTACAAATCCcggctgatggtggtggtgaaaaTGGACAACTCCATCCAGCCAGGGCCCTTCCGGGCTGTTCTCAAGTACCTGTACACAGGGGAGCTGGACGAGAATGAGCGAGACCTCATGCACGTCGCCCACATCGCTGAGCTGCTTGAAGTCTTTGATCTGCGCATGATGGTGGCCAACATCCTCAACAACGAGGCCTTCATGAACCAGGAGATCACCAAGGCCTTCCATGTCCGCCGGACTAACCGGGTTAAGGAGTGCTTGGCCAAAGGCACCTTCTCAG ATGTGACCTTCATCCTGGATGATGGCACCATCAGTGCCCACAAGCCCCTGTTGATTTCTAGCTGTGACTGGATGGCTGCCATGTTTGGGGGGCCATTTGTGGAGAGTTCCACCAGGGAG GTGGTATTTCCTTACACAAGCAAGAGCTGCATGCGGGCCGTGCTGGAGTACCTGTACACTGGCATGTTCACCTCCAGCCCCGACCTGGACGACATGAAACTCATCATCCTGGCCAACCGCCTCTGCCTGCCGCACTTGGTCGCCCTCACAG AGCAGTACACAGTGACTGGGCTGATGGAAGCAACTCAGATGATGGTGGACATCGATGGGGACGTCCTTGTGTTCCTGGAACTGGCTCAG TTCCACTGTGCGTACCAGTTGGCTGACTGGTGTCTTCACCACATCTGCACCAACTACAACAATGTGTGTCGCAAGTTCCCCCGAGACATGAAGGCCATGTCCCCAG AAAACCAGCAGTATTTCGAGAAACACCGGTGGCCACCCGTCTGGTACCTGAAGGAGGAAGACCACTACCAGCGGGCCCGGAAGGAGCGCGAGAAGGAGGACTATCTGCACCTGAAGCGGCAGCCCAAGCGGCGCTGGCTGTTCTGGAATAGTCCGTCCTCGGCATCCTCTTCGGCCGCCTCCTCGGCgtccccatcctcctcctcagCTGTGGTCTGA